Below is a window of Tolypothrix bouteillei VB521301 DNA.
CAAAAATCTATCACTGCCATCAAACATCCAGGTAGCGAAGCTTGGCGGGAGGTTGTAGATGCTACAGTATTACTTGCGGGTGTCATTGGGGGACTTGGAGGCGCACAATGTCGTACTGTAGCCGCTCATGCCGTACATAACGGTTTGACTCACATTTCCAAAGGTAGCGGTAGCATTCACGGTGACAAGGTTGCCTATGGTATTTTGGTGCAACTGCGTTTGGAAGAAACGATCCAGGGCAATCAGCTAGCAACGACTGCACGACAACAGTTATTGAAGTTTTATGCAGAGATTGGTTTACCCCAAAAACTGAATGATTTGGGATTGGGGAATATTACACTGACACAATTACAGACTGCGGCAGAAATTGCACTAGCTCCAAATTCCGATATCCACAGACTGCCGTTCAAAGTTTCCCTAGAACAATTGATGGCAGCGATGGTTTCTACCACCGCACCGATAGAAGGAAATCGCACTCCTATAAATTTGACGCAAAGCGCGGAAAAAGTTGAGTAGTCACGAGTGCAAAGGAGTCGGTAATGATAAGGTTCCTTTGCACTCCCCACATTTACCGCACTGTCTCGTCATATAATTCATAATTCATAATTCATAATTGTTTCGATGACTTTAGATTGGATTGTCCCAGCTGAACGCGTACAGAAATTACCTCCCTACGTATTTGCCCGTCTAGATGAACTCAAGGCAAAAGCACGGGAACAAGGGCTGGATTTAATTGATTTGGGCATGGGAAACCCAGATGGTGCAACGCCTCAACCAGTGGTAGAAGCGGCAATGAAAGCTTTGCAAAATCCTGCCAATCACGGCTATCCTCCTTTTGAGGGAACTGCCAGCTTTCGCCGTGCTATTACTAATTGGTATCAAAGGCGTTATGCCGTGGATTTAGATCCAGATAGCGAAGCATTACCCTTACTTGGCTCTAAAGAAGGATTGGGTCATCTTGCTATGGCTTATATCAATCCGGGTGATTTGGTTTTAGTTCCCTCTCCTGCTTATCCCGCTCATTTCCGGGGTCCTGTCATAGCGGGCGGGAAGATCCACAGTTTAATTCTCAAGCCAGAGAATGATTGGCTGATCGATCTAGCTGCAATTCCCGACTCTGTAGCCGAACAAGCAAAACTTCTCTACTTTAATTATCCCAGCAATCCTACAGCGGCTACTGCACCACGCGAATTTTTTACAGAAATTGTCGCTTTTGCTCGCAAGTACGAGATTTTATTGGTACACGATCTGTGTTACGCCGAATTAGCTTTTGATGGTTATCAACCAACAAGTTTGTTAGAAATTCCAGGGGCAAAGGAAATTGGGGTTGAGTTTCATACCCTGTCTAAAACTTATAATATGGCGGGTTGGCGCGTTGGTTTTGTTGTAGGCAATCGTCGTATTATTCAGGGTTTGCGAACGTTAAAAACTAACTTGGATTATGGTATTTTTGCAGCATTGCAAACTGCTGCGGAAGCAGCTTTACAACTACCCGATGAGTATTTGTATGAGGTGCAAGAACGATATCGCAATCGCCGTGATTTTGTCATTCAAGGTTTGGGGCAGTTAGGTTGGGATATTCCTAAAACTAAGGCAACAATGTATCTCTGGGTTCCTTGTCCTAATGGTGTCAGTTCTACGGATTTTGCCTTAAGTGTCTTGCAGCAAACGGGTGTTGTAGTGACGCCCGGTAACGCTTTTGGGGTCGCAGGGGAAGGGTATGTAAGGATTAGTCTAATTGCAGATTGCGATCGCTTGGGTGAGGCTTTACACAGATTTAAACAAGCGGGGATTTACTATTCTCAAAAGTAAGAAGTTAAGGTGAGGGTGAGGGAAGATTGTTAACTTGCCCTTCTCTCAATCTAAACTTTCACAAAATTAGTTTTTTAAAGAACTCCAGGGGGTGCAGAGGATACAGAGTCAAGAGGAAAAATTTCCTATCTGAAGTGGTTTCTCATTATTTCCCTAGCTTGTTCTGGACTCATTGTTAGATCGGGAAAGTTTCGATTTGATAACTCATATTGTTGTTGTAAACCGCCTAATACCTGCTCTACAGACCAACCAGTCCAAATGCGAGAAATTTTTTCTAAAATGTAGCGTCTTTCTCTTGGTTTTTGCCACCAAACAGTTATTTTTTTGTTAATTTCGTCTATGCAGGCACCGCTTTCAATACGATCGTGCGAACCATCACCCCTATAGTTAGGTGGTTCGCTTGGTAGAGCGAAAGTTGATTGCTTTGCCTGAAGAATTTGCAATAATTGCGAACCTAAAAGCAGAATATTTTCTATATTCCAAGGAAAGCAATAGTCATGAATTGAACTATCTAGATATTTAACTGTAATAAAAGATTCTATCCACCTGCTTTCAATATAAAGGAGTTCACCTGTATCAAAATCAAATTCTCGCGGATCGATCTCAATATATGAAGAAACTTCTTTTATGTTTATAGCTTCAAAGTTTAAATAATGTTTTGGAATCACGAACTTTGGATTAAGTCCAATATATTCAGATATTTCAGCAATGCCACGATATGCCCAATTTACAGTCCAATCTACCCAATGTTCTCGTACAATTAAGACCGTTGCTTGAATGAGTGGATAATTGAAAGACCATCCTTTTGCTTCTGGTCCAATGAAGAACTTTAAAACCTTATTATACTCATCCACTAACACAGCGCTATCACACCAAACCTCATCTAAAAGATACCCCGGATCTGGACGCATAGAGCGCAAATCGGAAATTGCTTCTGGAGGACCGGAAAACAACCATGTACCAATTCTTCCAATACACCATCTATCTACATAAGTCCGCAGATTTTGCTTTTTGTCGAGGTAGGCATAATTAGCGCGATCGCTCATACATTGCATTTTGATAAATGCTCATTATACTCAGCCAACACGAGAAGTCACAAAC
It encodes the following:
- a CDS encoding aspartate aminotransferase; this translates as MTLDWIVPAERVQKLPPYVFARLDELKAKAREQGLDLIDLGMGNPDGATPQPVVEAAMKALQNPANHGYPPFEGTASFRRAITNWYQRRYAVDLDPDSEALPLLGSKEGLGHLAMAYINPGDLVLVPSPAYPAHFRGPVIAGGKIHSLILKPENDWLIDLAAIPDSVAEQAKLLYFNYPSNPTAATAPREFFTEIVAFARKYEILLVHDLCYAELAFDGYQPTSLLEIPGAKEIGVEFHTLSKTYNMAGWRVGFVVGNRRIIQGLRTLKTNLDYGIFAALQTAAEAALQLPDEYLYEVQERYRNRRDFVIQGLGQLGWDIPKTKATMYLWVPCPNGVSSTDFALSVLQQTGVVVTPGNAFGVAGEGYVRISLIADCDRLGEALHRFKQAGIYYSQK